A stretch of Acropora muricata isolate sample 2 chromosome 7, ASM3666990v1, whole genome shotgun sequence DNA encodes these proteins:
- the LOC136923314 gene encoding piggyBac transposable element-derived protein 4-like, which produces MSGYTTDDVLASVWNDSGSKRSSSDSEFEPGSDSESVRDDPGYNLSENGEDTDSSNGSQQSEDEVTNNDANSHQRQKRPWRQQQQQQPALVWTAAHRERPRAIPFTANSGIQVPTPGFEAFHYFSLFINDDLLNYFVSETNRFAEQFISASATRRRSRVNDWYPTDPNEMRQFLGLLFLTGIIRKPAFHLYWSKDSLYFTPLFGAIMTRNRFQLLSKFLHFNDNTQMPAADAPFPDKLFKIRPLLDHLCEKFGEVYTPSCNISIDESLLLWKGRLAFKQYIPLKRGLV; this is translated from the coding sequence ATGTCTGGATACACTACAGACGATGTATTAGCAAGTGTATGGAATGATTCGGGAAGTAAAAGATCATCCAGTGACAGCGAGTTTGAGCCTGGCAGTGATTCAGAAAGTGTGAGGGATGATCCAGGGTACAATTTATCTGAAAATGGTGAAGACACAGATTCCAGCAATGGCTCCCAACAGAGCGAAGACGAAGTGACTAACAATGATGCCAATTCACATCAGCGACAAAAGCGGCCTtggcgacaacaacaacaacagcagcctGCTTTAGTGTGGACTGCTGCCCACAGGGAGAGGCCACGTGCCATTCCTTTTACTGCGAACAGTGGAATACAGGTACCAACACCAGGATTTGAGGCTTTTCATTACTTTTCCCTGTTCATAAATGATGACCTCctgaattattttgtttctgaaACAAATCGTTTTGCTGAACAATTCATTTCTGCCAGTGCTACAAGAAGGAGGTCTCGTGTAAACGACTGGTACCCCACTGATCCAAatgaaatgagacaatttcttGGACTGTTGTTTCTAACAGGGATCATACGAAAACCTGCTTTTCACTTGTACTGGTCTAAGGACTCTCTGTATTTCACTCCTTTGTTTGGTGCAATAATGACCAGAAACAGATTCCAATTGTTATCGAAATTTCTGCATTTCAATGATAACACTCAGATGCCTGCTGCAGATGCTCCTTTTCCTGATAAACTTTTCAAGATACGTCCCCTGTTGGATCACCTCTGTGAGAAATTCGGAGAGGTGTATACTCCATCATGTAACATTTCAATTGATGAATCTCTTCTTTTATGGAAAGGACGCCTTGCATTCAAACAATATATACCCCTCAAAAGAGGTTTGGTATAA
- the LOC136923313 gene encoding piggyBac transposable element-derived protein 4-like: protein MVQGKRNAAQQKPKCISDYNKYMGGVDRTHQLLQPYEIARKSLKWYKKLAIHFLQLAMLNSFLLFKKDGGRKRFLEFQLDVISVLVFGQDNGAHHDIPREENVVRLTERHFVEQIPPTEGKQKAQKRCKVCYKKNIRKETRYYCPSCPSTPGLSYYPCFRIYHTNLEY, encoded by the coding sequence ATGGTTCAAGGGAAAAGAAATGCAGcccagcaaaaaccaaaatgcaTTTCAGATTACAACAAGTATATGGGGGGTGTGGATCGCACACACCAGTTGCTGCAGCCATATGAAATTGCAAGAAAGTCTCTAAAGTGGTATAAAAAGTTAGCAATCCACTTCCTGCAGCTTGCAATGCTTAACAGTTTCCTGCTTTTCAAGAAAGATGGGGGTCGAAAGCGCTTTTTGGAATTTCAGCTTGATGTCATTTCCGTCCTTGTATTTGGTCAGGACAATGGCGCCCATCATGATATTCCAAGAGAGGAAAATGTTGTCAGACTTACAGAAAGGCACTTTGTTGAGCAAATTCCACCAACAGAGGGCAAACAGAAAGCACAGAAGAGATGCAAAGTATGTTACAAGAAGAATATCAGAAAGGAAACCCGCTACTACTGCCCAAGCTGCCCCAGCACACCAGGTCTCTCTTACTACCCATGCTTCAGAATTTACCACACAAACTTGGAGTATTAA